The Xenopus tropicalis strain Nigerian chromosome 2, UCB_Xtro_10.0, whole genome shotgun sequence genome window below encodes:
- the nkain1 gene encoding sodium/potassium-transporting ATPase subunit beta-1-interacting protein 1 — MGRCSGRCTLVGICCLQLAAALQRQIFDFLGYQWAPILANFLHIMVVILGILGTLHYRSRYLILYSIWLALWVAWNAFIICFYLEVGHFSQHRDLIMNFNTSMHRSWWMENGPGCLVTPVRGPPLPLADHHMVTVTGCLLDYPYIEALSSALQIFLALFGFVYACYVSKVFMDEEDSFDFIGSYDSYGYQAPMKTSHLQLQPLYKPG; from the exons gctGCTGCCTTGCAGAGACAAATCTTTGACTTCCTTGGTTATCAATGGGCTCCCATATTAGCAAACTTCCTTCATATTATGGTGGTGATTCTGGGAATACTGGGGACTCTTCATTACAGATCCAGGTATCTTATACTG TATTCCATATGGCTGGCATTATGGGTGGCCTGGAATGCTTTTATTATATGTTTCTATCTGGAAGTGGGACATTTCTCACAG CACAGGGACCTGATCATGAACTTTAATACCTCCATGCATCGGTCTTGGTGGATGGAGAATGGGCCAGGCTGCTTGGTGACCCCAGTGCGTGGCCCTCCTCTACCACTGGCAGATCATCACATGGTGACAGTGACTGGCTGTCTCCTGGACTATCCATACATAGAAGCTTTAAGTAGTGCTCTACAAATCTTCCTGGCG CTCTTTGGTTTTGTCTATGCTTGCTATGTCAGCAAAGTTTTCATGGATGAAGAAGACAGCT TTGATTTCATTGGTTCATATGATTCCTATGGATATCAGGCTCCTATGAAGACATCGCACCTCCAGTTGCAGCCACTGTACAA GCCTGGCTAA